AATAAAATCGTCGCAGCCTGCGGCCATTATTTCGTCGTAGGCTTCACCGTAATGAAAAGCTGTTTGAGCTATAATAGGAACTTCTTTTTTTATTTTCTTTATGCTTTTAGTTGCATCGTAACCATTTATAATGGGCATTTGCATATCCATTAATATCAAATCTATATCTGGGTTACTTTCGAACAAACGAATTGCTTCTTCACCATCTTTAGCCCGAATTAAACGCACCTTGGTTTCAGCTAATATTTCTTCTAAAAATATATAGTTAAAATCCTCATCTTCTGCAATTAAAAGCAGTTTGTCTTCCCAATTGTAATTTGTGGAAAAATCCATATCTCTGCAATTATAAATTTCAATTTATTAAGCCTATTATCAAAGTTAGGATTATTTATGATAAAATATCATAAATTTTAACTTGAATTTACACTATATATAATATTAATAAAAGGGCTTTCCTTTCGGTAAAGCCCTAATTAACAGAAATAAATTTTTAAACGATATTGTTGGCAAGCATATTAGTAGTTTAAAATAGCTGCTGTTAGCAGCTTCTTTAATTACTGCTATTTACTTAAAGAATTGTAATTTTTCATACTTAATTACAGTTCTTAAACTTAATTGAAACAAATATAGCACTATATCCTAACATAAAAGATATTAAAGAGCATATTTAATTACATATTATAATTTTTATTGCTTTTACGCTTTAAATATGACAGAAAAAAAAAGGAACCTGTAAAACAGATTCCCTTCTCTAAATATTTATTTCCTTACAAGTATGTTATCCACATTTTGAAGTACCACACGATTGACAAATCAAACATCCTTCCTGGTAAATCACTTGATCGGATCCACAGTTAACGCATTTTGCTCCTTTAGCTTTTGTGCCATTTGGAATATACTTTTTTAGAGCACGCTCAACACCATTTTTCCAGGTATTAATATTTTCACTGTCTAGCTGAAGACCAGACACAAGATTTACAACCTGCTCAATTGGCATTCCATGTCGAAGAACTCCCGAAATTAATTTTGCATAATTCCAAAATTCCTTATCAAACTTATATGATAATCCTTCAAAAGTAGTCTTAAAGCCACGTTTATTACAAAAC
This genomic interval from uncultured Marinifilum sp. contains the following:
- a CDS encoding response regulator, which translates into the protein MDFSTNYNWEDKLLLIAEDEDFNYIFLEEILAETKVRLIRAKDGEEAIRLFESNPDIDLILMDMQMPIINGYDATKSIKKIKKEVPIIAQTAFHYGEAYDEIMAAGCDDFITKPIDIGGLKNIIAKFI